The Megalobrama amblycephala isolate DHTTF-2021 linkage group LG10, ASM1881202v1, whole genome shotgun sequence DNA segment TAGGGAAAAgcaaaatatttgatgtttatatatatacatttcataATGCAGTAACTTCACTTCACAGCTGACCTCCGCTATGCCTACCTCCAACTATTTCGATAGAGAATCAGTACTGTTGCCTTGAGGGGAAGTCTGTTTAAATTCATATCAGATTGATTCATGACAGGATCTGATTCTGCATCAGCATGTACAGGCTGTTTTCTCTGCCCTCATTGTCTGAGTCTAAAGCATTTGAAAGCATCActtaaaaatcacatttgtaTTCTTTCTGTGAATTTCAATTATTTCAAAGAGAAAATATCTGTGTGCTTTGCTTTTTGTCCATGTCTTTTGTTTATCAATGCTTataaactattttctatttgtgTGCTTTAAGGAATAAAACTTAATGCAACAATTTACTCACTTTGACTTTTGACTTGTGCAATTATGGGTCATCAAGTAATAGGTAGTGagcaattttattaattaaaaacagaGAAGTGTGTGGGGGGGAAGGGGGattatgtatttattgtttttttaacaaatgttaCAGTAAAAGCATGCAAAAATATATCATTAGGGACTATCTTTTGTTCATTAAAAGGATTGCAGAAGCcacaagtaatgcagttttgtgtgaagcattttaatttaattaagaaacacctaaaatatttctttataaTTTGCTAGTTTTTTTATATTAGAAGTTTAGAAGCATGAAACGTGAGAAAATGGCAACGTGCTCAAACCAAAgtagtgtttttttaaattcaccTCTATTTTCACTAAACTAGGCTtaagaaaatacatttaaattcaacattttatattaaaaccTATTTATATTGGGGTCATGGGTAAATAAAATTACTGCACAACAGGAATGACCCTATTACCAAAGCATCTTCCAAACAGCGGGTGGCGGTCGTGAGCTGCAATCGAGTCCGATCCTCGGTGTGTCTGTAGGGGAAGAAAAACACAATCAGCCGTTCAAACACGGAGGCGCTATGAACGAACAGAAATTGATTCAGATATTAACTCAATTTCaggtattattattttgattcaGTTCCTAAAGGtgatgtaaatgtattttataagtAATTTGTTTAACCGTCTGTCGGGGAGTAACTAACTTAggcaaattcatttttgtttacaGTCGTTAagttaattattttcatttgtttatctaCATTTGTGGAGCAGCTGTCATTTTTTCTCAGTGCTAACTCTTGTCTGTTCTTTTTTTCTagtcaatacattttaaaaactgtattAGATTACAAAATGAAGTTCTCAAAAACTTCTGTAGTTTGTGCTTTATACATAAACATGAGCAGAGTTTTAGTTAGTCTTcttaatatatagtatataatataaaagtataGGGACAGTAAAGGTAAAATAGTGTGTCGTGTTGTCCAGGCTCAGTGTCGCGGTTATGTGATGAGGCAAGGTCTGAGTTTGGTTCAGACTCAGTTTGAGGACGTCGTGCGAGAGATTGATGGAGGATTGGATCACCTGCAGTGGAGAGGAAACATTATTCCCAAACCTCACTTTACTGACACTGTGAGCTTCAAGTTGTGCCATATTAGTATCGTTATTACTTTAAGATTTTCAGATCTTCTTGtgtaatgttaaagggttagttcacccaaaaatgaaaataatgtcattaattactcaccctcatgctgttctacaccagtaagaccttcgttcatttcagaacacaaattaagatatttttgatgaaatccgatggctccgtgaggcctttatagggagcaatgacacttcctctctcaagatccataaaggtactaaaaatatatttaaatcagttcatgtgagttcagtggttcaatattaatattataaagcgaccagaatatttttggtgctccaataaaacaaaatatcgactaatatagtgatggctgatttcaaaacactgcttcaggaagctttggagcataatgaatcagcgtgtcgaatcatgattcggatgaCGTGTCAaactgcatagggagcaatgacacttcctctctcaagatccattaatgtactaaaaacatatttaaatcagttcctgtgagtacagtggttcatcGGAtggctcactgagccatcggatttcatcaaaaatatcttaatttgtgttccgaagattaacgaaggtcttacgggtgtggaacggcatgaggggtagtaataaatgacattattttaattttggggtgaactaaccctttaactattgAACACATGTCATctgatgattgattgattgcttGATTCGATGCATGTCAGTATCACTAATAATGTTGCATAATGACAGATTTTAAGACAGATTTTAATGTGTGCAATGTAATCTATAGGAAAGCCTATTGCTGCAGTACGAACGCTCCAGGTTTCAGTGCCATGACCATCAGGATGACTCTGAGAGAGAACAGAAGATAGAGGATGAGGACAGTGAGAAATCTCTCCCACAGTCTGAAATCCAGGTACCGGAGAGAGATGAAGCTCCTGAAACAGCCAGCAGAGACACTTCCACACCCGTGGATGGAATTGTAGACGAGACGGGAGAGAACGTGGTTGAACAAAACCTGACAGATGATCCTACTACACTTTGCAGTGCTGTGAATTCAGACGTTATCCACAGCAGCTTATTTCAGACAGGTGCTATGAGAAGAgatttctcatttaaaaaaagaatacaaagattATAAAAAACAGGCTGGActttatgtgtttgtttttttgtttttggcagGACCAGGTTTGCATTCAGTTTTGAAAGACACCGCACACACTCCTGACTCTCTGAAGCAGCA contains these protein-coding regions:
- the iqcc gene encoding IQ domain-containing protein C; this encodes MNEQKLIQILTQFQAQCRGYVMRQGLSLVQTQFEDVVREIDGGLDHLQWRGNIIPKPHFTDTESLLLQYERSRFQCHDHQDDSEREQKIEDEDSEKSLPQSEIQVPERDEAPETASRDTSTPVDGIVDETGENVVEQNLTDDPTTLCSAVNSDVIHSSLFQTGPGLHSVLKDTAHTPDSLKQQRSTLAMELLWIQQAISSRKKYLTLKQRMNVSH